Proteins from one Acropora muricata isolate sample 2 chromosome 9, ASM3666990v1, whole genome shotgun sequence genomic window:
- the LOC136929492 gene encoding adenosine receptor A3-like translates to MSNHDKELTDREYIPLCVLNTFFALTAILFNSVAIHAIRKTTSAFLPKNVRVLLLNLAFSDLSVGLMVQPFYIINLTFRLKSPQGENLKTMNPLTLATGIFFVSASILAVLALSVDRFLAVHLHLRYQEIVTSKRLIFTLILFWVISATISLSGIAKGYNNVRLISLSILIAFCFITIALLQCKIYSVVRRHRYDIRAQQAQGSEQNDSTRETFKRQKPSIQSAFLVYVLLLICFLPHLFTDFAFSKSKGRIRIVHRYTATLLFFNSCLNPVIYCWKFKHIRPTIRMILRNIFCQGHSCTGSSGN, encoded by the coding sequence ATGTCAAACCACGATAAAGAACTGACTGACCGTGAATACATACCTCTCTGCGTCTTGAACACCTTCTTCGCTTTGACTGCCATCTTGTTTAACAGTGTAGCGATTCATGCGATAAGGAAGACGACATCAgcttttttgccaaaaaatgtGAGAGTATTGCTGTTGAATTTGGCTTTTTCTGATCTCAGTGTTGGATTAATGGTTCAACCATTTTACATTATTAACTTAACTTTTCGGTTAAAGTCACCACAAGGAGAGAATTTAAAGACAATGAACCCGCTTACTTTGGCGACgggtattttttttgtttctgcttCAATCTTAGCAGTGTTGGCTCTCAGCGTGGATAGATTCTTGGCCGTTCATCTTCATCTCAGATACCAAGAGATTGTAACTTCCAAACgacttattttcactttgatcTTATTTTGGGTCATAAGTGCTACTATTTCTCTTTCGGGGATCGCCAAAGGTTACAATAATGTACGCTTGATTTCCCTAAGCATTTTAATAGCTTTCTGCTTTATAACGATAGCGTTACTTCAATGTAAAATTTATTCCGTCGTTAGACGCCATCGATACGATATACGCGCTCAGCAAGCGCAAGGGAGCGAACAAAATGATTCAACGAGAGAAACTTTTAAGCGCCAAAAACCTTCAATTCAAAGCGCATTCCTCGTATAcgttttgcttttaatttgctttttgcCACACTTGTTCACTGACTTCGCTTTCAGTAAATCTAAAGGAAGAATTCGCATTGTCCATCGATATACCGCTACGCTCCTTTTTTTCAACTCTTGTTTAAACCCGGTGATTTACTGCTGGAAGTTTAAGCATATTCGACCCACAATAAGAATGATACTACGAAATATTTTTTGTCAGGGGCACAGTTGCACAGGGAGCAGTGGAAATTGA
- the LOC136929823 gene encoding histamine H2 receptor-like, giving the protein MSNSTELHDREYIVPLFVLNAFFALTAVVLNSVTIHAIRKTPSALLPKNLRALLLNLAFSDLSVGLVVQPFCIIHLITFPFESQQGDYSQKMETLFLVTQILFFCASILGVLALSMDRFLAVYLHLRYQEIVTPKRVISIVILIWVISTIVSLPWITHEYDDFLSTFLNLFLTTCLITIAFLQCKIYSIVRRHRFQIHAQQVQGSGQTQDEMRTTVTFERHKSSVRGAFHIYLILLICYLPKIFTEFAMTGVKSEEIFLIILHESTTTLVFVNSCLNPVIYCWKLRHIRRNIRMILRNIFVRGTGVQAGVEIES; this is encoded by the coding sequence ATGTCAAACAGTACAGAACTCCATGACCGTGAATACATAGTACCTCTCTTCGTCTTGAACGCTTTTTTCGCTTTGACTGCTGTCGTGTTGAACAGTGTAACGATTCATGCGATAAGGAAAACGCCATCGGCCTTGTTGCCAAAAAATCTGAGAGCATTGCTGTTGAATCTGGCTTTTTCAGATCTCAGTGTTGGATTGGTGGTTCAACCATTTTGTATAATTCACCTCATCACTTTTCCATTTGAGTCACAGCAAGGAGACTATTCGCAGAAAATGGAAACACTTTTTTTGGTGACgcagattttatttttttgcgcTTCAATCTTAGGAGTGTTGGCTCTTAGCATGGATAGATTCTTGGCCGTTTATCTTCACCTCAGATACCAAGAGATTGTAACTCCCAAGCGAGTTATTTCCATCGTGATCTTAATTTGGGTGATAAGTACAATTGTTTCCCTTCCCTGGATCACACACGAATACGATGACTTCCTTTCGACTTTCCTAAATCTTTTCTTAACTACCTGCCTCATAACGATAGCTTTCCTTCAATGTAAAATTTATTCCATAGTTAGACGCCATAGATTTCAAATACACgcccagcaagtgcaaggaagCGGACAAACTCAAGATGAAATGAGAACAACAGTTACTTTTGAGCGCCATAAATCATCAGTACGCGGCGCATTCCACATATACCTTATACTTTTGATTTGCTATTTGCCAAAGATATTCACTGAATTTGCTATGACAGGTGTGAAAtctgaagaaatatttttgatAATCTTGCATGAATCTACGACAACACTTGTGTTTGTAAACTCTTGTTTGAACCCGGTGATTTACTGCTGGAAGTTGAGACATATTCGACGCAATATCAGAATGATACTCCGAAATATTTTTGTCAGGGGAACAGGGGTACAGGCAGGTGTTGAAATTGAATCTTGA